CGATATATTGCCCCTGGGCCTTCTCGTGCATAATCTGGCTCCACGCTTATGTCCTGAATCTCCATAAACTCATGCTGCAATTGTTCCTCAGCTAGCCAAACACCAGACCCCGTGTCAAATCCCCTCCACAATTCTGCTCTCCGCCTCCGTCAGATCGTAGAGCTCATAGACTAGCCGGTCGATCTCCGCGTCCGCCATGGCAATCTGTCGCCGCAACGGACTCCTTGTCGTTTAGTTCCCCGCAAGGGGGACAATACGAATAGCCGTAGGTTGCACTACGGCTACTATTGTGGCCCCCCTGCGGGGAACCGAGAGGCCATCAGTGTAGTGATCCACAACCCTAAAATCACACGAGGCGCTCGACTGCCCGCAGACCTTGTCGCTGACATCTTCGTTGAGGTATGATTGCAGGATGGTCTGGTGGAAAAGGTCTCCCAAGAACATGAGCGGATTGCGCAAGTCTGGTATTCCCAACTATGGGAATATAGTCTCATTTCTGTTTCATTTACCCAACTTCGCGAGGCTATATTGGTCTCTTTTCTGGGACAAAAGAGCGCCTATCCTGCCCAAACTCGTCCTTCTCCTAGCCATAATCTACTTCGTCTCCCCGCTCGACCTGGTTCCGGACTTCGCCATCCCAGGCCTGGGATACATCGACGACCTCGCCATCCTCATCCTTTCACTTCGATACTTCAACAAGGCGATGCCTCGAGAACTTTTGGCCGAGAAGATCGAGCAAATCGACCGGGACTTGAGGCAATGACACCCTCGACGCGCAACAGGCCCAGCATCTCACGAGCGATCGCAGCCCCCTTCCACGGTCTGTTTGAGCTCGTGTTCAGGTCGAGCTGCCTTCTGTGCGGCAAGAGCCCATCGAGCTCGCCGGTCTGTCCTGAGTGCGCCTCGCTCTTTCAGCGCCTGGGCGAGGCGTGCTGCGCAAAGTGCGGCAGGCCAACCTTTGAGCCGAGCGCGGTCGAGGACGTTCGCTGCTTCGTGTGTGAGACATGTCTTAAGGAACGGCCGCATTTTGATCAAGCATTCTCGATCTTCCTCTACGAGGGAGCGATACGGAACGCCATTCTGGCATTCAAGTATCAAAGACGCTTCAGCATTAAAGACTCGCTCGGCCCCCTCTTTGCTAGCAACCTCCCCGACCGTCTCAGAAACGGCGGGCCCGGCAATGCATTGGGGGCCGAGCTGATAATCCCGGTGCCGCTGCACGTCTCGCGGCTTCGGGAGCGCGAGTTCAACCAGTCAGCGATTCTGGCCAATTACTTGAGCAAAGCAATTAACGTTCCCGTCCAATACGAGGTGCTCGCGAGGATCAGGGCGACGGAGTTCCAGAGCACGCTTGCCCGCGCTAAGCGCATCGCGAATGTGAAAGGCGCGTTCAAGGTCACCCAGAGAAGAGTTGTCGAGGGAGCGAACGTCCTCTTGGTTGACGACATATTTACATGTGGCGCCACGGCTAACGAGTGCGCAAAAGTGCTCAAGAAGGCGGGAGCGAAGTCAGTGGTCGTTGGCACGCTCGCCACGCCGCCCCTGGGCCACAGCGGTGACGATAGCGATACCGAAGGCGAGGATGTGCCATTATGAGCCTCGTTGGCGCGATAGACCAGCTTATAGTCGGCCAGATGCGGATTCTATCGAGGGACCAGGACGTCCAGCATCCCCGGTTGACGCTGAAGGTCGGAGACGTGCTGAAGGGCAAGGTGTTGAAAGTTCTCCCGGACGGGCGTGCGATCGTCTCGTTCAAGGGAACGAGCGTCGTAGTTAGGCCCAAGGTGGCGCTATCGCCGAAAGAGGAGATACTCGCGAGAGTCCAGACCTTGGGCAGCGAGATAAGGCTCGGTCTTCTGTCTAAACACGCGAAGGTAGAGGGCGAATTCTTGCGCACACTCGCCCAGGCCTGGCGATCAAACGGCTCAATTGGAAAGCTTACGGACCTGTTAAGAGAGGCGGCCGCTCCGCTGCGTGCGGGAGGCGAACTTCGGTCAAGCGAGCTCTCGCTCATCGATCGGATACTAGCCCTTCTCGGGCCTCAAGAGAGCCCCGATCCTGCGGCGATCGCAGAGAGGCTATCCTCGCTCGCAAAAATGTTCGGGCTGATGCACGAGGCAACGATAGCCCGGGCGATTCTGCTTGGCACACCGTTTATGCTTCTCAAGCGGCAGCTTCAGAAGACGCTGAAACCGAGCCTCAAGCGGCTCGTCAACATGCTCTCGAGTAGGCTATCTGGCCTGACCGGCCGCGAGCCTGCGGCCAGGGTGCAAATAGAGCGGCTATTAAACCTATGCAGCAGCCTTTATGACAACGTCGAGTTTCAGCAGCTCGCCAACCATTTCCTGAACCAGAAGGGAGCGCAGCTTTACATGCAGCTTCCCCTGTTTTGGCAAGGGGAGAGCGGCGTGGCAGAGCTCATGGTCAGTTCTAGAAAAGAGGATGCAAAGGACGGGCGGATCAATCCGGACCGATGCCAGGTCTCGCTCTTGATCGATCTCTCTGGCCTGGGCCGAGTCAAGGCGGTCGCCGCAATTAACAATCGCACCGCAAGCTGCCTGTTTGCGACAGAGAAAGAGGCCGTAAAAAGCCTCATCGTCAAGCACTCAGCAGAGCTCGTTGACGGCCTTACCGCGGTCGGTTTCAAGACTGTCAGGTTGAGGGCAATGGTCAGCCTAAACCCGCTCCCGAGGCAGTTGGAGGCGTTTGGGGAGCTCTTCGTAACACGAGGCCCAGCCTTTGACGTCAAGGCCTGAGTAGCGCACACTCCGCCTCGTTTAATTCTCAATTGGATGGGTGCGAAAAGCTGGACAGGGCAATAAAGAGGATGGATAGAAAGCTCAAAAAACTGCTCAAAGGAATCGTCGGGGCCGAGAACTTCAGCGAGGGCGAGGCGGAGAGGTCCTGCTATTCCTATGACGCCACCCGGCTTCAATCCCAGCCGGAGCTGGTCGTTTGGGCAGAGACGACCGATCAGGTCGCCGGGGTCCTGAGGCTCGCCAATGAGCATCGGATACCTGTCTTCCCCCGAGGTGCGGGCACCGGCTTCACGGGCGGCTCGATTCCCACCGAGGGCGGGATTGCGCTGTGCCTGACAAAGATGAACCGCATCAAGAGCATAGACGCTGCAAATCTCGTGGCTACTGTTGAGCCGGGCGTTGTCAACGCCGACCTCAGGAAGGCGGTCGAGAACAAGGGACTCTTCTACCCACCCGACCCCGCGAGCCTCAACTTCTCGACCATGGGCGGCAACGTCGCCGAGTGCGCTGGCGGCCCAACATGTGTCAAGTATGGCGTAACCAGAAACTACGTGCTCGGCCTCGAGGTGGTCCTGCCGACGGGGGAGACGATCCGTGTGGGTCGTTCACTGGTCAAGAACGTGGCTGGCTATGACCTCGTCCGGCTCTTCTGCGGGTCCGAGGGCACGCTCGGGGTTATCACCGAGATCAACCTCCGTCTGATTCCGCTACCAGAAGCCAAGACAACGATTATGGCAGTGTTCCCCTCGGTCGCCGCGGCCGCAAAGACGGTCGCCCGAACAGTCGAATCGCGGATTCTCCCATCAGCGCTCGAGTTCATGGACCAAACCTGCATTCAGGCGGTCGAACGACACACCCAGATGGGGCTCCCCACGAATGCCGGCGCTATCCTGATCATCGAGGCCGATGGACCCGCACGGGTGCTTGCTGACCAACGTCAACGGATCGAGTCGATCTGCAAAGAATGCGGCGCGGTCTCGGTCGAATCTGCTGACGACGAAAATGCCCGAGAGGAGCTCTGGAAGGCGAGGCGAGCGCTCTCCCCAGCCGTATCAAGCCTCGCGCCTCGTAAGATCAACGAGGACGTTGGCGTGCCCCCTTCCCGGATACCGGAGCTTCTGCGGCGTGTGGACGAGGTGGCGAGGGAGATGGACCTCATCATTGCCAATTTCGGCCACGCGGGGGATGGCAACATTCACGTCAACATTCTCTACGACCCGGAAATAGATGGGATGCAAGCAAGGGCCGAGAAGGCTAGCGCACGGGTTTTTGAGGCCGCGCTTGAGCTCGATGGGACTATCACTGGGGAGCACGGGATCGGGATTACGAAGGTCAGCTTTCTTGAAAGGCAGCTTGGCCGGACGCAGCTTGAGCTGATGCGCGGCGTGAAGCGAGTCTTTGACCCAAACAACATCCTCAACCCCGGAAAGATTTTCTGATGCGGCTCGTCGCCACAGTGGCAGCCCTAGAGGAAGATGTAGAGCGCGTCCTGATGCACCTTAAACTCCTGGATTGGGGCTCTTAAGTATGCACTCCAGACGTCAAACTCGGGCGATAAGAGTTCGCAACGTGCAGATCGGCGGGGGCGCTCCGGTCTCCGTCCAGTCGATGAGCAAGTGCCCAACTACGGACATCGAGCACGTCTTGGAGCAGACCCGCGCGATGGCATTGGCCGGGTGCGACATCGTGCGCGTCGCGGTTCCGGACGAGGCGGGGGCGCACGCAGTCAAAACGATAGTCAAAGAGAGCCCGATCCCTGTCGTGGCCGATATTCATTTCGACTACCGGCTGGCGCTGGATACGATAGCGGCCGGGGTGGACGCGGTGCGCATAAATCCGGGCAACATGAAGCGTGATGCCCATCTTAGAGCCGTCGCGGATGCAGCGCTTGCGGCAGGGATACCCCTGCGCATCGGAATCAACAGCGGCTCGCTCGAACGCTCTCTCCTCAAAAAATACGGTGGCGCAACGGCCGATGCAATGGCCGAGTCAGCGCTTTCGTGCGCAAGGAAGTTCGAGCGCTGGGGGTTCACCAACATAAAGCTCTCGCTCAAATCACACGATGTGCAGGAGACCGTCGCCGCCTACCGGGCGGTAGCTGCCGCCTGCGATTACCCTCTACACCTGGGCATCACCGCGACTGGGTCGGGGCTCGAGGCAACGCTGAAATCTGCCATTGGCATCGGGTCGCTGCTCCTCGACGGGATCGGGGACACGATACGCGTGTCGCTCTCTTCGAGCCCTTTGGACGAGGTCGAAGTCGGCGTGGCCATCCTCAAGCTGCTGGGGTTGCGCCCGCACGGAGTAGAGCTCGTGGCATGCCCCACGTGCGGGCGCTGCAAGGTCGATCTGGTCAATTATCTTGCCACCGTCCGGGAGCAGCTATCAGGCCTTGATGCGGACATCACCGTCGCAGTGATGGGATGTGTTGTCAACGGCCCCGGGGAGGCCAGGCAGGCTGACATCGGCATCGCGTTCTCGGACGAAGCTGGCGCAAGCCTCTTCCGAAATGGGAAGCACTATGCCAGCGGCCCGGCGCGCAGAATGGTTGAGCGACTCGTGAGCGATGTGTGCCGGCGCGGGCACAAAGCATGACCCGTGCGGGTCGCGGGTGGCATCCTGTGCGGGGTAGTATTGCTACGGTGCCGGGTATTGATAAACACGGAATCCCAGGGTGAGGGTATGCCTTCTGATTCCTGCGTGCCCGACAGGCAGTCCATGTTTTTCGTTCTATATGTTACTGCGTATAATCTCTCTTGTCAGGCAATTGTTTGCCGCACTGAGCGGGCGGAAGGCTGAGATGTCGGATGGCTAGCAGGAATGAGATAATCGAGAGAGTTAGGGTGGCGGGCGTGGTGGGCGCCGGCGGGGGAGGCTTTCCCACGCACATTAAACTGGCGGCCCACGCTGACGTGTTGATTGCAAACGGCGCAGAATGCGAGGTGCTTTGCTATAGCGATAAGGCCTTGATGGCGGCCCATACTAAGGAGGTCCTCGACGGGGTATTGCTGGCTGCCGAGGCCACCGGCGCCGGGCGTGTTGTCCTGGCGGTCAAGGAGAAGCACTCGGAGCACATTGCATCTTTCAAGAAATATCTGAGAGCCTCGCCCTACAGCTCGATCGAGCTTCTGCCTCTTGCGGACGTCTATCCTGTTGGCGATGAGTTCGTGCTGACTTTCGAGGCAACTGGGCGAGTTGTGCCACAGGGCGGCATCCCCATTGACGTCGGCGTCGTTGTCCAGAACGTCGGGACGCTTTACAACGTCGCGCAGGCCATGAAGGGGATGCCCGTCATTGAGCGAATGGTGTCGGTTGCTGGGGAGGTCCCCCGGCCATCAGCCTTCCTCGCACCGCTCGGCGCCTCGTTCAGCGAGCTGCTCCGGGCGGCGGGGGTAACATCGCTGAGGAGGCTTTCCGTTCTCGACGGCGGCGTCATGATGGGGAAGTTGATCGATCCCGCCCGTTCGTTTGTCTCGAAGACAACCACCGCTATCAGTGTCCTTCCTGACGATTCAAGGGCGATTGTCGAGAGGTCGTCTTCGCTTGACCGCACATTTAGGATAGCCAAGTCGGTCTGCGACCAATGCACTTTCTGCACGGAGCTTTGCCCACGCTACATGCTCGGCCACACCCTGCGGCCACACCTGATGATGCGTCGGATCGGCTTTGCGCTATCGCCGTCCGACCTCGTTCTTACCGAGGCGCACTACTGCTCGGAATGCGGCATTTGCACGCTCTATGCGTG
The window above is part of the bacterium genome. Proteins encoded here:
- a CDS encoding DUF1232 domain-containing protein; this encodes MVWWKRSPKNMSGLRKSGIPNYGNIVSFLFHLPNFARLYWSLFWDKRAPILPKLVLLLAIIYFVSPLDLVPDFAIPGLGYIDDLAILILSLRYFNKAMPRELLAEKIEQIDRDLRQ
- a CDS encoding ComF family protein; amino-acid sequence: MTPSTRNRPSISRAIAAPFHGLFELVFRSSCLLCGKSPSSSPVCPECASLFQRLGEACCAKCGRPTFEPSAVEDVRCFVCETCLKERPHFDQAFSIFLYEGAIRNAILAFKYQRRFSIKDSLGPLFASNLPDRLRNGGPGNALGAELIIPVPLHVSRLREREFNQSAILANYLSKAINVPVQYEVLARIRATEFQSTLARAKRIANVKGAFKVTQRRVVEGANVLLVDDIFTCGATANECAKVLKKAGAKSVVVGTLATPPLGHSGDDSDTEGEDVPL
- a CDS encoding FAD-linked oxidase C-terminal domain-containing protein → MDRKLKKLLKGIVGAENFSEGEAERSCYSYDATRLQSQPELVVWAETTDQVAGVLRLANEHRIPVFPRGAGTGFTGGSIPTEGGIALCLTKMNRIKSIDAANLVATVEPGVVNADLRKAVENKGLFYPPDPASLNFSTMGGNVAECAGGPTCVKYGVTRNYVLGLEVVLPTGETIRVGRSLVKNVAGYDLVRLFCGSEGTLGVITEINLRLIPLPEAKTTIMAVFPSVAAAAKTVARTVESRILPSALEFMDQTCIQAVERHTQMGLPTNAGAILIIEADGPARVLADQRQRIESICKECGAVSVESADDENAREELWKARRALSPAVSSLAPRKINEDVGVPPSRIPELLRRVDEVAREMDLIIANFGHAGDGNIHVNILYDPEIDGMQARAEKASARVFEAALELDGTITGEHGIGITKVSFLERQLGRTQLELMRGVKRVFDPNNILNPGKIF
- the ispG gene encoding flavodoxin-dependent (E)-4-hydroxy-3-methylbut-2-enyl-diphosphate synthase; this translates as MHSRRQTRAIRVRNVQIGGGAPVSVQSMSKCPTTDIEHVLEQTRAMALAGCDIVRVAVPDEAGAHAVKTIVKESPIPVVADIHFDYRLALDTIAAGVDAVRINPGNMKRDAHLRAVADAALAAGIPLRIGINSGSLERSLLKKYGGATADAMAESALSCARKFERWGFTNIKLSLKSHDVQETVAAYRAVAAACDYPLHLGITATGSGLEATLKSAIGIGSLLLDGIGDTIRVSLSSSPLDEVEVGVAILKLLGLRPHGVELVACPTCGRCKVDLVNYLATVREQLSGLDADITVAVMGCVVNGPGEARQADIGIAFSDEAGASLFRNGKHYASGPARRMVERLVSDVCRRGHKA
- a CDS encoding 4Fe-4S dicluster domain-containing protein; amino-acid sequence: MASRNEIIERVRVAGVVGAGGGGFPTHIKLAAHADVLIANGAECEVLCYSDKALMAAHTKEVLDGVLLAAEATGAGRVVLAVKEKHSEHIASFKKYLRASPYSSIELLPLADVYPVGDEFVLTFEATGRVVPQGGIPIDVGVVVQNVGTLYNVAQAMKGMPVIERMVSVAGEVPRPSAFLAPLGASFSELLRAAGVTSLRRLSVLDGGVMMGKLIDPARSFVSKTTTAISVLPDDSRAIVERSSSLDRTFRIAKSVCDQCTFCTELCPRYMLGHTLRPHLMMRRIGFALSPSDLVLTEAHYCSECGICTLYACPLGISPSRVNTFLKSKFARPITNSSKPEPRAEYWDRRLPSSRLKTRLGIGRYEAMPPAYKGRIAVERVNVLLRQHAGENAAPVVSAGARVSRGELLADVKPGVLGARIHAPIGGRVEQITSDAIVLTAE